Part of the Pieris rapae chromosome 14, ilPieRapa1.1, whole genome shotgun sequence genome is shown below.
ttaagtgaaatgtaattaaaatagatttatgaaAGTGACAAtgcttgatttttttaaaacttcataaatataattaccttACAGATAAGATCCCTTGCACCATCAGGTACATGAGCTGGGAATTTCATATCTACAGCCAAAATCTTGGCATATGTCTGATCCTGTCCATCACTCTCAAATGGTGGTTTCCCAACAAGGAATTCATACAACAGCACTCCAATACACCAATGGTCAACAGAAACATTATACACTTGCCGTTTAATCATTTCAGGAGGTAAATAATCAAGAGTTCCACACATTGTTTTTCTcctgtaatatattatatagtatagtaaGTATATGTGCTTAAAAGAACTCaatgttataataacattttttacagtacatgattaaacaaaacaatattttattctgaataaaattgaatagaCATTTTCAAATTGATTGAGGTCTGATTTCTTGGGTGTTAAGTTGGttcttaaaaattttgtgCATGAGCTGTACCAATAATCAGGTCAGACATGACAGTCTCTTCAATGTTCTAATCAAGTTATCAGCACctaaagtaaaactaaaacttctatatacacacatttcataaaaaaaataaacaaaaaaattacttctCAGATGGAGCATGGACAGACCAACCGAAGTCTGCTAATTTAAGGTCTCCTCTGTAAGACACTAAAATGTTTTCTGGTTTAATATCCCTGTGAATGACATGGTGTCTGTGACAATAATCCACTGCATCAGCAAcctaaaataagtttttaggatccatttataaaaattcaaattatatatataaagtttaaagaaGTAgtccattttttaataatttcagacTAGAATTGGAATAGAATGGCTATTAAAGTGGTCGTTAGAATGTTCAGTTTCTTTATACACAATGAAACTATTTAGGCTTTCATggttaaatttagaaataatctttaaatcatactgaattttataataaaatactgataCGTTTTTGATTGAACTGTATACCTGATATATATATCGAGCTGCTTTATGCTGTGGGAAACGGCCATTTGGAGCGTTTGTAAGGTGTCTGTATAGTTCTCCTCCAGAAGCATATTCAACCACTAGATAAATCCTCCTTTCGTCATGAAACCAAGTCAATAATCGCAGAATATTTGGGTgtctgaaaatttaaaatgccgCATGAACTGTATGagatactaaatttaatttcacacAGAATTTATTCTACATTTGATTGTCTTAACAATTCTTAACTTGAGGctgtaaaaatcttaaaaatatgaaacaaacTTACTTTAAATGGGATTGAATCTCAATTTCTCTTAAAACTTGTTGTTCACATCTTGAGTGGATAATCTGAGAtttgaataatgtttttattgcaaCAATTAAgccagtttttttttctcgTGCTGCATGTACATGGCCAAATTTACCTTGACCGAGTGCTGACCCTAGTTCAAAATCTCTCGGAGACCATTTGTAgctaaaagaataattaaacgttaaattaaaacttaacgTCTTCGTTCTGGATTGTTATGGATAATGGacattataagtttaatgaaTGATTATGAATTTCTTACGGTTTTCCATAGGCTTTGTGGTTTGAAATTCTTGTTTCAAGCTCCTCAAGTTCTTTAGTAACGTCTATCATCCTTAATAGTAGTATATAACAAAGGCTCTAAACAAGACTAACAGAAACTTAAATACTGTAAACTTTTTCTACTAAAgtcaaaaaatatcaacatgAAAACCGTTGcgtttaaactttaaacgtTCAATATTGTCAAATTTACAAAGACAAAACATCCAGTGTtaacatcattaaaaataaaatgatgtcAAATACAACTTGCGTTCAAACTGTGGCAAACGTAGACGGATCACGGACTATGGTACTATACTCTATCTACGGTGGCaaactatattatactttAGTAGGTATTAAAGTTgccactttaaaaaaataatacttaatttcgATAGCATTCAGCATTGTACagttcataattttttgtttcaactGACATAAGttcatattcatataattCGTTGCGGAAAGTAATTTATAGAATAGCCCATCTAACACACAATATTTGTTAGACATAGGCACGTATATTTATGGCATCTTAgcgtcaaatatatatattaatatctgCATTTTTACAGTAAATGAAATGCAATATGCATTTGACGAAAGagacaaacatttttaattaaatctacctAATTTAACTAACTTCTCTGAAGTTTAGTATGGATCGTATTCGCGAATTTATACGAGATTATAACAAGTTTTATCATTATGTCTTAATACGACACCTCCCTTCTTAAGCCAGGATTTAagcaagtaaaaaaatatttaaaatgtatcttaATTATAGAAATGGATTTTGGGCCAAAATAGGCTATCGGAGAAAAAAATGCTAAAACAAAgactaacatttattaaatactctaCTATGCTAATATCTATAATGTATGTCGAGGTATGTACTTAAATTTGCCTTCAAAGCCATATTGCATCGCTATAAATCCTTGATCTTACCTACTTGATAGACTAGTGGCAAAGGTATGATGCAGAAGGAgcagaaaattaatattgtacgTGGTTGTAAACCTATTTAGAAATCTTAAAAGAAGTGTATCAAACCCACACCATGTAAAAAATCCATATAGCctcatattttgtaattaatttgatctacaattatattattaatactatgtatctgttttctCGTGGGGCCCAAATCGTGTAGTTACACTCCAAACAGGTTTTTACAATGTCATTAatgcttttatatttaagaatccATTGGCCATACGCAAAATATCCCTAAATTCCTATAAGcttatttacaaattctttttatgttaaaaaaataattctacattTAAACGAACCTAGATCATCTCGTTCGCTTTTTATCGGCAGTGACAATTTAAGATCGTCCGcgcatacaaaaaacatttgtgcaattcacacatggtagaagtgaaaccttcaaaaacaaatataaattaatcattttccactagctaaatgtgtgtgttctttaaaaacagtatattttaattatacattttaatttataagtttaatataaatctttaatttgacaaaaactaaaacaacgaaagtttgaaattcgatcaaaaaaaaagcggcagtaaatagaggctgtataatgcctcctatctcattttctcccacgttaaatcatatgatgaattgatgtttctgtctctctttaccgctgcatccggtttgaaatcacgacgattcgaaagaagtttatctatctcattttctcccacgttaaatcatatgaattaatgtttctgtctctttttactgtcgcttttccgttgcatccggtttgaaatcacaacgattctaaagaagtttcacttcaaaaatatttttaccgtCAGGCGTCATGTGACTTGCCATAAACCGATGTTCGGGGTCAGAAAGTTGATGCAAAGCGCTGACTCCATAACCTTAGCTTATGTTAACCACATTGCCATCG
Proteins encoded:
- the LOC110995375 gene encoding aurora kinase B: MIDVTKELEELETRISNHKAYGKPYKWSPRDFELGSALGQGKFGHVHAAREKKTGLIVAIKTLFKSQIIHSRCEQQVLREIEIQSHLKHPNILRLLTWFHDERRIYLVVEYASGGELYRHLTNAPNGRFPQHKAARYIYQVADAVDYCHRHHVIHRDIKPENILVSYRGDLKLADFGWSVHAPSEKRKTMCGTLDYLPPEMIKRQVYNVSVDHWCIGVLLYEFLVGKPPFESDGQDQTYAKILAVDMKFPAHVPDGARDLICKLLRQSGNERLSLEGVKSHYWVKQFVKVKNN